One Maribacter cobaltidurans genomic window carries:
- a CDS encoding LysR family transcriptional regulator, which yields MNYTLHQLQIFLKISELQSITKASEDLHLTQPAVSIQLKNFQDQFPIPLTEVVGRRLFVTDFGQEIAQAAEKILNQVQEINYRTIAFQGRLSGRLKISVVSTGKYVMPFFMSDFMRENPGVDLIMDVTNKTKVVRSLERNEVGFALVSVLPDKLNVNAVELMPNKLFYVSSYNRKFPKTPTKRSLFEKVPLIYREPGSATRNAMESFIESNNFSVNKTMELTSNEAVKQAVISGLGCSIMPLIGIKNAIKNKDVKIIPVKGLPIITNWNLIWLKSKNLSPAAVAFLDYLAEKKQGIIKEKFNWIKDF from the coding sequence ATGAATTACACTTTGCACCAACTCCAAATATTCTTAAAAATCTCAGAATTACAGAGCATTACAAAGGCTTCTGAAGACTTGCACTTAACACAGCCTGCGGTCTCTATTCAGTTAAAAAATTTTCAAGATCAGTTTCCGATTCCCTTAACGGAGGTAGTGGGAAGAAGACTTTTTGTAACGGATTTTGGGCAGGAAATAGCCCAAGCGGCAGAGAAAATCTTGAATCAGGTTCAAGAGATCAATTACAGGACCATAGCTTTTCAAGGAAGACTTTCCGGTCGATTAAAAATATCGGTTGTTTCTACAGGAAAATATGTAATGCCCTTTTTTATGTCCGATTTTATGAGGGAAAACCCCGGTGTGGACCTAATCATGGATGTAACCAATAAAACAAAAGTAGTACGAAGCTTGGAAAGGAATGAGGTGGGTTTTGCCTTGGTATCTGTATTACCGGATAAGCTAAATGTGAATGCGGTAGAGCTTATGCCAAATAAATTGTTCTATGTAAGTAGTTACAATAGAAAATTCCCCAAAACACCAACCAAAAGAAGTCTTTTTGAGAAAGTTCCCTTAATTTATAGAGAGCCCGGTTCCGCCACAAGAAATGCCATGGAATCTTTTATAGAAAGCAATAATTTTTCGGTGAATAAAACGATGGAGCTCACTTCCAATGAAGCAGTAAAGCAAGCCGTTATTTCAGGTTTAGGCTGCTCTATCATGCCATTAATAGGTATAAAAAATGCCATAAAGAATAAGGATGTAAAAATCATACCTGTAAAAGGTTTACCTATTATAACCAATTGGAACCTGATTTGGTTAAAATCAAAAAATCTTTCACCGGCAGCCGTGGCTTTTCTAGACTATTTAGCTGAAAAAAAACAGGGAATAATAAAAGAAAAATTTAACTGGATTAAGGATTTTTAA